The following coding sequences lie in one Glycine max cultivar Williams 82 chromosome 19, Glycine_max_v4.0, whole genome shotgun sequence genomic window:
- the LOC100802921 gene encoding GDSL esterase/lipase At5g33370, producing the protein MAILSSFAPLTILSLVLLVVGIIVSGVEARPRAFFVFGDSLVDNGNNNYLATTARADAPPYGIDYPPTHRPTGRFSNGYNIPDLISQRLGAESTLPYLSPELRGDKLLVGANFASAGIGILNDTGVQFVNVIRMYRQLEYFKEYQNRVSAIIGASEAKNLVKQALVLITVGGNDFVNNYFLVPNSARSQQYPLPAYVKYLISEYQKLLQRLYDLGARRVLVTGTGPLGCVPSELAQRGRNGQCVPELQQAAALFNPQLEQMLLQLNRKIGSDVFIAANTGKAHNDFVTNPQQFGFVTSQVACCGQGPYNGLGLCTALSNLCSNREQYAFWDAFHPSEKANRLIVEEIMSGSKAYMNPMNLSTILALDANT; encoded by the exons ATGGCAATCTTGTCAAGTTTTGCTCCTTTGACCATTCTTAGTTTAGTCTTGTTAGTGGTTGGAATCATTGTGTCTGGGGTTGAAGCTAGGCCAAGAGCATTCTTTGTGTTTGGAGATTCACTTGTTGACAATGGAAATAACAATTACTTGGCCACCACGGCACGTGCCGATGCTCCTCCTTATGGGATTGATTACCCTCCAACTCATAGACCAACTGGTCGTTTCTCCAATGGCTACAACATTCCTGATCTTATCA GTCAGAGACTTGGTGCAGAGTCAACATTGCCATACTTGAGTCCAGAATTAAGAGGAGATAAGCTACTAGTTGGTGCCAATTTCGCTTCAGCTGGAATTGGAATCCTTAATGACACTGGAGTTCAGTTT GTAAACGTGATCAGAATGTATAGACAGCTAGAATATTTTAAGGAGTATCAAAACCGAGTGAGTGCTATAATTGGAGCTTCAGAGGCTAAGAATTTGGTGAAACAAGCACTAGTGCTCATCACTGTAGGAGGCAATGATTTTGTAAACAACTACTTCTTAGTGCCCAATTCAGCAAGGTCCCAACAGTACCCACTACCTGCATATGTCAAGTATCTCATCTCTGAGTACCAAAAGCTTTTGCAG AGGCTATATGATTTGGGAGCACGCAGAGTTCTTGTGACAGGCACAGGACCCTTGGGTTGTGTTCCATCAGAATTGGCCCAACGTGGTAGAAATGGACAATGTGTTCCTGAACTACAACAAGCTGCAGCACTCTTCAACCCACAACTCGAACAAATGTTACTTCAACTCAACCGCAAAATTGGAAGTGACGTTTTCATTGCTGCAAACACAGGAAAAGCTCACAACGACTTCGTTACTAACCCCCAACAATTTG GATTTGTTACATCACAAGTAGCTTGCTGTGGGCAAGGACCTTACAATGGACTTGGGCTATGCACAGCACTCTCCAACCTTTGCTCCAACAGAGAGCAGTATGCATTTTGGGATGCATTCCATCCATCTGAAAAGGCCAATAGGCTCATTGTGGAGGAAATTATGTCAGGTTCTAAAGCCTACATGAACCCAATGAACCTTAGCACCATCTTAGCGTTGGACGCAAACACATGA
- the LOC100812154 gene encoding GDSL esterase/lipase At5g33370 yields MATLSSFAPLAILSLVLVISAIVFEAEARPRTFFVFGDSLVDNGNNNYLATTARADAPPYGIDYPPSHRPTGRFSNGYNIPDLISQRLGAEATLPYLSPELRGNKLLVGANFASAGIGILNDTGIQFINVIRMYRQLQYFKEYQNRVRAIIGASQTKSLVNQALVLITVGGNDFVNNYFLVPNSARSRQYPLPQYVKYLISEYQKLLQKLYDLGARRVLVTGTGPLGCVPSELAQRGRNGQCAAELQQAAELFNPQLEQMLLQLNRKIGKDTFIAANTGKMHNNFVTNPQQFGFITSQIACCGQGPYNGLGLCTPLSNLCPNRDQYAFWDAFHPSEKANRLIVEEIMSGSKIYMNPMNLSTILALDAITT; encoded by the exons ATGGCAACCTTGTCAAGTTTTGCTCCTTTGGCCATTCTAAGTTTAGTTCTAGTAATTAGTGCCATTGTCTTTGAGGCTGAAGCTAGGCCAAGGACATTCTTTGTATTTGGAGATTCACTTGTTGATAATGGAAACAACAATTACTTGGCTACCACGGCACGTGCCGATGCTCCCCCTTATGGGATTGATTACCCTCCAAGTCATAGACCAACTGGTCGTTTCTCCAATGGCTACAACATTCCTGATCTTATCA GTCAACGACTTGGTGCTGAGGCTACATTGCCATACTTGAGTCCAGAATTAAGAGGAAATAAGCTCCTTGTTGGTGCAAATTTTGCTTCAGCTGGAATTGGAATACTTAATGACACTGGAATTCAGTTT ATAAACGTAATCAGAATGTATAGGCAGCTACAATATTTTAAAGAGTACCAAAACCGAGTGAGAGCTATAATTGGAGCTTCACAGACTAAGAGCTTAGTGAATCAAGCACTAGTACTCATCACTGTAGGTGGCAATGATTTTGTAAACAACTACTTCTTGGTGCCCAATTCAGCAAGGTCTCGCCAATACCCATTACCTCAATATGTCAAGTATCTCATTTCTGAGTACCAAAAACTTTTGCAG AAACTGTATGATTTGGGAGCACGCAGAGTTCTTGTGACAGGCACAGGACCATTGGGTTGTGTTCCATCAGAATTGGCCCAACGCGGTAGAAATGGACAATGTGCTGCTGAACTTCAACAAGCTGCAGAGTTGTTTAATCCACAACTCGAACAAATGTTGCTACAACTCAACAGGAAAATTGGAAAGGACACTTTTATTGCTGCAAACACAGGAAAAATGCACAACAACTTCGTTACTAACCCTCAACAATTTG GGTTTATCACGTCACAAATAGCTTGTTGTGGGCAAGGACCCTACAATGGTCTTGGGCTATGCACACCACTCTCCAACCTTTGCCCCAATAGAGACCAATATGCATTTTGGGATGCATTCCATCCATCTGAAAAGGCCAATAGGCTTATTGTGGAAGAAATTATGTCAGGTTCTAAAATCTACATGAACCCAATGAACCTCAGCACCATCCTGGCTTTGGATGCTATTACCACATGA
- the LOC100803453 gene encoding uridine kinase-like protein 5: MINTQLHDQRVVLITQDSFYHSLSDKMLQKVNEYNFDHPDAFDTKLLLSTLEKLKCGQPVTIPNYDFNSHKRIEAGRQVQPANIIVLEGILVLHDSGVRNLLNMKIFVDEDSDVRLTRRMQRLAIERGRNIENVLDQYSRFVKPSFEDFVLPTKKYADIIIPSGGDNDVAIDLIVQNIRMKLGQHDLCKIYPNIFVICSTFQIKGMHTLIRDVKTTKHDFVFYSDRLIRLVVEHGLGHLPFSEKQVITPTGSVYSGVIFCSRLCGVSVIRSGESMENALRACCKGIKIGKILIHGHGTNGRQLIYEKLPKDIASRHVLLLDPVLATGNSAVKAISLLLNKGVSESNIIFLNLVASPQGINAVCERFPMIKLVTSEIDASLNEKSHVIPGLGQFGDRYFATDD; the protein is encoded by the exons ATGATAAATACTCAACTTCACGATCAACGCGTTGTCCTCATTACCCAA GACTCGTTTTATCACTCATTGAGCGACAAGATGTTGCAGAAAGTTAATGAGTATAATTTTGATCATCCTG ATGCCTTTGATACAAAGCTTTTGCTTTCAACATTGGAGAAATTAAAATGTGGACAACCTGTTACTATACCAAATTATGATTTCAATTCCCATAAGAGAATTGAAGCTGGACGTCAG GTTCAACCTGCAAATATAATAGTTTTAGAAGGGATATTAGTTCTTCATGATTCTGGTGTTCGTAATCTTTTGAACATGAAGATCTTTGTTGATGAag ATTCTGATGTGCGCCTTACACGAAGGATGCAACGCCTTGCTATTGAGCGTGGGAGGAATATTGAGAATGTTTTGGATCAA TATTCCAGATTTGTAAAGCCAAGTTTTGAAGATTTTGTATTGCCAACTAAAAAGTATGCTGATATTATCATCCCGAGTGGAGGAGATAATGATGTTGCCATTGACTTAATAGTACAAAACATACGCATGAAGCTTGGCCAACATGATTTGTGTAAAATATATCccaatatttttgttatatgttCAACATTTCAG ATAAAGGGAATGCACACTCTTATCCGAGATGTTaagacaacaaagcatgacttTGTCTTCTATTCAGATCGTCTTATTAGACTG gtTGTCGAGCACGGATTGGGTCATCTTCCTTTTTCTGAAAAACAGGTGATAACACCAACAG GATCTGTATACTCTGGTGTAATTTTCTGTAGTAGGTTGTGCGGAGTATCAGTCATTAGAAG TGGAGAAAGCATGGAAAATGCATTAAGAGCGTGTTGTAAGGGAATCAAAATTGGTAAAATCCTTATTCATGGGCATGGCACAAATGGTCGACAG TTAATCTATGAGAAGCTACCAAAAGATATTGCAAGTCGTCATGTGTTGCTACTCGATCCAGTTTTGGCCACAG GAAACTCTGCAGTCAAAGCTATCTCTCTGCTTCTCAACAAAGGTGTATCAGAATCTAACATTATATTTCTAAATTTAGTAGCA TCACCACAAGGAATAAATGCAGTTTGTGAGAGATTTCCAATGATTAAACTTGTGACATCAGAGATTGATGCATCACTGAATGAGAAATCTCATGTGATCCCTGGCCTAGGGCAGTTTGGTGATCGTTACTTTGCGACTGATGATTAG